TGCCAGTTGCCGCTGCGCGGCATGCACCGTGGGCTGGGCGGGGTGGAATTCATCAAGACCGACGGCAGCCGTTTCACCGACAACGAACTCGATTTTTTCCAGGCGCTGGCCGGGGTGGTGGCGCTGGTGGTGGAAAACATTAGCGAACGCGAGCAGGTGCTGCAGGAAGAGGAGCGCTTGCGCCATGAGCGCGACCATCTGCGTATTCTGGTGGATGTCACCAACACCGTGATTTCCAAGCTGGAACTGAAGGCGCTGGCGCTGGAGGTGTCGCGAGAAATCCACCGCTTCTTCGGCATCGATTTTATCGCGCTGGTATTAAAAGAAGGCGAGGGCGACACGCCAGCGCTCAAGTATCTCGCCACCCTATACCCGCAGTCCGGCGCGCCGAAAACGGTGCAAGGCGAGGTGGAGCGGGCACAAACGCTGGCAGACGGCGTGATGGCGCAGCATCAGCCGCAACTGATACGAGTAACGGAGCGCCCTCAACGCGGCGAACCGCGCCCGCTTTGTCAGTGGTTTGATCGCGAACTGTCTCACGTTTGCCTGTTGCCGCTGGCGTTCGGCAACCGGACGTTGGGTGTGCTGGAACTGGCGCACCGTTCTGCGCTGGCGGTCAGCGAGGCGGATCTCCGGCTACTGCGGCAGATTGCCGCGCGTATCGCCATTGCGCTGGATAACGCGCTGGCCTATGAGCAGATCACCCGGCTGAAGGATTCGCTGATCCATGAAAACTTCTACCTGACCGAACAACTGACCGAGCATATTCATCAGCGCAGCGGCGATGAGTTTGGCGAAATCATCGGCCGCAGCGCGGCGATCCGCCAGGTGCTGGAACAGGTGGAGATGGTGGCGGCCAGCGACAGCACCGTGCTGATTCTGGGGGAAACCGGCACCGGCAAGGAGCTGATTGCCCGCGCCATCCACAGTCTGAGCCAGCGTAAAGTCCAGCATATGGTAAAAATGAATTGCGCCGCCATTCCGTCCGGCCTGCTGGAAAGCGACCTGTTCGGCCATGAAAAGGGCGCGTTCACCGGCGCTACCAGCCAGCGTCAGGGGCGGTTTGAACAGGCGGATAACAGCACGTTGTTTCTGGATGAGGTGGGCGATATCCCGCTGGAACTGCAGCCCAAACTGCTGCGGGTATTGCAGGAGCGGGAGATCGAGCGGCTGGGCGGCAGCAAAGTGATTTCGGTGGATGTGCGGTTGATCGCCGCCACCAACCGTGACCTGAAGCAGATGGTGGCGGACCGCGAATACCGCAGCGACCTTTATTACCGACTCAACGTGTTTCCCATCGTCATTCCGCCGCTGCGCGAGCGGCCGGAAGATATTCCGCTGCTGGTGAAGTTTTTCACCCGCAAGATCGCCCGCCGCATGAACCGCACCATCGACAGCATTCCGTCCGACATGTTGCGTCAACTGAGCCGTTTGCCGTGGCCCGGCAACGTGCGGGAACTGGAAAACGTGGTGGAGCGGGCGGTGATCCTGACGCGCGGCACCACGCTCAATCTGCAGATCGATGAATTGCAGCATCATCTGTCGCCGCTGGAGGTGCCCAAACCGGCGCACCGCGACTTTCCGCCGCCGCCGGTGGCGGCTGAGCCGTCATCCGGGCAACTGGATGCTGACGAGGAATCGGAGCGCGAGCGTATTATCCGGGTATTGCGGGAAACCAACGGCATCGTCGCCGGCCCGAAAGGCGCCGCCGCCCGGCTCGGGCTTAAGCGCACCACATTGTTGTCGCGCATGCAACGTATGGGGATTTCCGCCCGGGAAATCGAGGGAATTTCCTGATTTTCGTGATTGAAACGATGAGGTTGTGAGACGGCTTGAAAAAGCCATCCTCCCCGAACGAGGAGGATGGCGAAGGGGTGATGGCGAAGGATTAACCGGCCACTTCCGCTTCTTTACGCAGACGGGCTTTCAGCGCGCTGTACTCCTGTACGACGTAGTTCTCCGCCCAGTTCTGGTCGGCGATCGGTTCCAGTTTCACCGCGCAGTGCTTGTATTCCGGCGTCTTGGCGATCGGGTCCACTTCGTCCAGCGTCAGTTCGTTACAGGCGCCAATCCACCACTGATAGGTCATGTAAACCGCGCCCTTGTTGATGCGCTCGCTGACCATCGCCCGGCTGATCACCTTGCCGCGGCGTGACGCCACCCATGTTAGTTGTTGATCGCGAATGCCGAGACGAGCGGCGTCTTCCGGGTTCATCTGCACGTAGCCCGGCTCGTCCGCCAATGTTTGCAGCGCGGTGCAGTTGCCGGTCATGGAGCGGCAGGAGTAGTGACCGACTTCGCGCACCGTGGAGAGCACCAGCGGGTAGTCGGCGTCGGTCTGCTCCATCGGCGGGTGCCATTCGGTCGCAAACAGCAGCCCTTTGCCGTTCGGGCGGTCGAACTGGTTGCCGGCGTACAGCCACGGCGTGCCTGGGCTGTCTTCGGTCAGGCACGGCCACGGCACATAGCCCAGACCGGCCATTTTCTCGTAG
The DNA window shown above is from Dickeya dadantii NCPPB 898 and carries:
- the flhA gene encoding formate hydrogenlyase transcriptional activator FlhA: MATRLTDSPSRLSILWQDALLKISQSLLQQRTIHDLLRALDGVSFSVVRFGRVNLILLDPLHNQMNFYRHDRESGQTQCSEEAILLANGPGGVVWSTQTPLHCDRTHFLRDFPHLTDQPAYAGLSDYCQLPLRGMHRGLGGVEFIKTDGSRFTDNELDFFQALAGVVALVVENISEREQVLQEEERLRHERDHLRILVDVTNTVISKLELKALALEVSREIHRFFGIDFIALVLKEGEGDTPALKYLATLYPQSGAPKTVQGEVERAQTLADGVMAQHQPQLIRVTERPQRGEPRPLCQWFDRELSHVCLLPLAFGNRTLGVLELAHRSALAVSEADLRLLRQIAARIAIALDNALAYEQITRLKDSLIHENFYLTEQLTEHIHQRSGDEFGEIIGRSAAIRQVLEQVEMVAASDSTVLILGETGTGKELIARAIHSLSQRKVQHMVKMNCAAIPSGLLESDLFGHEKGAFTGATSQRQGRFEQADNSTLFLDEVGDIPLELQPKLLRVLQEREIERLGGSKVISVDVRLIAATNRDLKQMVADREYRSDLYYRLNVFPIVIPPLRERPEDIPLLVKFFTRKIARRMNRTIDSIPSDMLRQLSRLPWPGNVRELENVVERAVILTRGTTLNLQIDELQHHLSPLEVPKPAHRDFPPPPVAAEPSSGQLDADEESERERIIRVLRETNGIVAGPKGAAARLGLKRTTLLSRMQRMGISAREIEGIS